The following are from one region of the Eubacterium sp. MSJ-33 genome:
- a CDS encoding TIGR00730 family Rossman fold protein, with amino-acid sequence MNITVYLGAFEGKDASLKQAVRELGTWIGASGNALVYGGSKSGLMGEIAESVLQAGGTVTGVEPKFFMDAELQYDNLTELIVTKDMTERKTKMIELGDAFIAFPGGTGTLEEISEVMSKVSLKQLDAPCILYNLNGYYDSLKALLAHMIEMGLSTPERQQGIYFADSLEEIKQIINRY; translated from the coding sequence ATGAACATCACAGTATATTTAGGAGCCTTTGAAGGAAAGGATGCGAGCCTGAAGCAGGCAGTGCGGGAGCTTGGAACGTGGATTGGTGCGAGCGGAAATGCGCTGGTATATGGCGGATCAAAATCCGGATTGATGGGGGAAATTGCAGAGAGCGTCCTACAGGCTGGCGGCACGGTGACAGGCGTGGAACCGAAATTTTTCATGGATGCGGAACTGCAATATGACAACTTGACGGAACTTATAGTCACAAAGGATATGACGGAGCGGAAAACGAAGATGATCGAACTGGGGGATGCATTTATCGCATTTCCGGGCGGCACAGGAACGCTTGAAGAGATTTCGGAAGTGATGTCGAAGGTGTCGCTGAAGCAGTTGGACGCGCCATGCATCTTGTATAATCTGAATGGATATTATGACAGCTTGAAAGCACTGCTTGCGCATATGATCGAGATGGGACTCTCGACACCAGAGCGGCAGCAGGGTATCTATTTTGCGGATTCCCTGGAGGAAATCAAGCAGATAATAAACAGATATTGA
- a CDS encoding helix-turn-helix domain-containing protein: MELGKQIKKHRQEVQLSQEELAERVYVSRQTISNWENDKSYPDVNSLVLLSETFQISLDNLIKGDIEVMKDVIQKEEIEKMNRYGKIYTIMLIATAVSAVPLFMLLGVWALIPWGIIWGISMYFAIMLEKIKKDNDVQTYKEIVAFSEGQLLDDIQKQREIGKRPYQKILLVIGSGLITFTVCVLIGLLMHVFLN, from the coding sequence ATGGAACTCGGAAAACAAATTAAAAAACATCGTCAGGAAGTACAATTATCTCAAGAGGAGTTAGCCGAACGAGTTTATGTTTCCAGGCAAACAATATCAAATTGGGAAAATGATAAAAGCTATCCAGATGTGAACAGTTTGGTATTACTGAGTGAAACCTTTCAAATTTCTCTTGACAATTTAATCAAAGGAGATATTGAAGTTATGAAAGATGTAATTCAAAAAGAAGAAATTGAAAAAATGAACCGCTATGGGAAAATCTACACTATAATGTTGATCGCCACTGCTGTTTCAGCGGTTCCGTTATTCATGTTACTTGGTGTTTGGGCACTCATTCCTTGGGGTATTATCTGGGGAATCTCAATGTATTTCGCTATTATGCTTGAAAAAATAAAAAAAGACAATGATGTTCAAACGTATAAAGAAATTGTTGCATTTTCTGAGGGGCAACTATTGGATGATATACAAAAACAGAGAGAAATAGGTAAACGTCCATATCAGAAGATTCTTTTAGTTATAGGTAGTGGACTGATAACATTTACTGTTTGTGTATTAATCGGGCTTCTGATGCATGTCTTTTTGAACTAA
- the fucO gene encoding lactaldehyde reductase produces the protein MAVNRFVLNGISYHGHGAINEIPGIVKSKGFKKAFVASDPDLVKFGVTAKVTDLLKENGIEYELYSDIKPNPTIENVLHGVDAYKASEADFMITIGGGSSMDTGKAIGIIINNPEFADVRSLEGVAPTKKRTVFTIAVPTTGGTGAESTINYVITDVEKKRKFVCVDPNDIPDVAVVDPDMMASMPKGLTASTGMDALTHAIEGYTTAGAWELSDCLDLEAIKLIAANLRKAVENDPDGREGMALAQYVTAMAYSNVGLGIAHSMAHTLGAVYDTPHGVACAMMLPIVMEFNKEYTGEKYKSIAEAFGIDTTGMDQATYRQAAIDAVQQLSIDVGIPTKLEKLKEEDLPFLCESAAADACAPGNPRPASLEQFEEMFRKLM, from the coding sequence ATGGCAGTGAATCGTTTTGTATTGAATGGAATTTCTTATCATGGACACGGCGCGATTAATGAGATTCCGGGTATTGTGAAGTCAAAGGGATTTAAGAAGGCGTTTGTAGCGTCTGATCCGGATCTGGTGAAGTTTGGCGTGACGGCGAAGGTGACCGATCTGCTGAAGGAAAATGGCATAGAATATGAGTTATATTCTGATATCAAGCCGAACCCGACGATTGAGAATGTATTGCATGGTGTCGATGCGTATAAGGCTTCGGAAGCTGATTTTATGATCACCATTGGCGGTGGTTCATCCATGGATACAGGAAAAGCAATCGGTATTATTATCAACAATCCGGAATTCGCGGATGTTCGTTCTCTGGAGGGCGTTGCACCGACGAAGAAGCGGACGGTATTTACGATTGCGGTACCTACAACCGGTGGTACGGGTGCAGAGTCAACGATCAATTACGTAATTACGGATGTGGAGAAGAAGCGTAAGTTTGTATGTGTCGATCCAAACGATATCCCGGATGTGGCAGTGGTTGACCCGGATATGATGGCATCGATGCCGAAGGGGCTGACTGCATCAACCGGAATGGATGCACTTACACATGCGATTGAAGGTTATACAACCGCAGGTGCATGGGAGTTGTCAGATTGTCTGGATTTAGAGGCAATCAAACTGATTGCAGCGAACCTGAGAAAAGCCGTAGAGAACGATCCAGACGGACGTGAGGGCATGGCGCTTGCACAGTATGTAACAGCGATGGCATATTCGAATGTAGGACTTGGAATCGCACATTCCATGGCACATACACTTGGTGCGGTATATGACACACCACATGGTGTAGCCTGTGCGATGATGCTTCCAATCGTAATGGAGTTCAACAAAGAATATACAGGAGAAAAGTACAAATCCATAGCAGAAGCATTTGGAATTGATACGACAGGCATGGATCAGGCAACCTACAGACAGGCTGCAATCGATGCGGTTCAGCAGTTGTCTATCGATGTTGGAATTCCGACAAAACTGGAGAAGCTGAAGGAAGAAGATCTTCCGTTCCTGTGTGAATCTGCTGCAGCGGATGCATGTGCACCGGGCAACCCTAGACCGGCAAGTTTAGAGCAGTTTGAGGAGATGTTCCGTAAGCTGATGTAA
- a CDS encoding N-acetyltransferase → MKVTMLDTQVAEQIGHAFGYYDYGEEVGMGAFYRSKDAVATYISGYVRMAFEGGMLYATSERGEGYIAYKVPGQKLKLRAGMQLVKALFRSMSMKELIRMGQAVSKGGTSLQDRMKKEKKPYIFVGMVCVPEQYQGQGYMRKVMELAYAEGNRLQVPVLLETDAKSKCDKYMHLGMQLDGIRDLGKYGKLYDLVKYPD, encoded by the coding sequence ATGAAGGTAACAATGTTAGATACGCAGGTGGCAGAGCAGATCGGGCACGCGTTTGGATATTATGATTATGGAGAGGAAGTCGGAATGGGCGCATTTTACCGCAGCAAGGATGCGGTCGCAACGTATATTTCTGGGTATGTGAGGATGGCATTTGAAGGCGGTATGCTCTATGCGACAAGCGAGCGGGGCGAGGGTTATATTGCTTACAAGGTGCCGGGACAGAAATTGAAGCTTAGAGCAGGCATGCAGCTTGTAAAAGCACTGTTTCGCTCGATGAGCATGAAAGAATTAATCCGGATGGGACAGGCAGTTTCCAAGGGAGGAACGTCGCTGCAGGATCGGATGAAAAAGGAAAAGAAACCCTATATATTCGTCGGCATGGTCTGTGTGCCGGAACAATATCAGGGACAGGGTTACATGCGGAAGGTGATGGAGCTTGCCTACGCAGAAGGCAACCGGCTGCAAGTTCCGGTGCTTCTGGAGACAGATGCGAAGTCGAAATGCGACAAATACATGCACCTTGGCATGCAGCTTGATGGCATACGTGATTTAGGAAAATATGGAAAATTATATGATCTGGTCAAATATCCGGATTGA
- a CDS encoding XRE family transcriptional regulator: protein MINENIKHFRKEKGLNQEELAVKLHVVRQTVSKWENGLSVPDADVLIRLANVLDVSVSQLLGIETEPNNHQALADQLADLNEQLALKNQQERKCLQAGRKRGTILFLTFLTMLVALIVKNELVSLLLTGMCMISAAIILYRNLALLTNETTDDLRIGTLRVTTLINIGFLIIGILVACLTALDVITFSENGEKIFAMSFISCIMLASGILCPRIPYNRYTGLRLPWTIRDEETWKIAHNILGHISLPIVLLYVACTLTVSDFGLVTSGAMILWIGIPGGISGVYYLRKYHGHLG from the coding sequence ATGATCAACGAGAATATCAAACATTTCCGAAAAGAAAAAGGGCTCAATCAGGAAGAGCTGGCTGTGAAGCTACATGTTGTCCGCCAGACTGTGTCCAAATGGGAAAACGGTTTATCCGTTCCGGATGCCGATGTGCTGATTCGTCTCGCAAATGTGCTTGACGTATCGGTCAGCCAGCTGCTCGGTATAGAAACAGAACCAAACAATCATCAGGCACTTGCCGATCAATTAGCCGACCTGAATGAACAACTGGCTCTGAAAAATCAGCAGGAAAGAAAGTGTCTTCAAGCAGGCAGAAAAAGAGGTACTATTTTATTTCTTACATTCTTAACCATGCTGGTTGCATTGATTGTAAAAAACGAACTGGTGTCTCTCCTGTTAACCGGTATGTGCATGATCAGCGCAGCCATCATTTTGTATCGTAATCTTGCTCTATTGACAAATGAAACTACAGATGATCTGCGTATTGGCACCCTTCGCGTGACCACACTTATCAATATTGGATTTTTGATAATCGGGATTCTTGTTGCCTGTCTGACAGCACTTGATGTTATAACGTTTTCTGAAAATGGCGAGAAAATATTTGCAATGTCTTTTATAAGCTGTATCATGCTTGCATCCGGTATTCTATGTCCAAGAATTCCATACAACCGGTACACAGGGTTGCGACTGCCATGGACCATACGGGACGAAGAGACATGGAAAATTGCACATAACATTTTGGGGCATATCTCACTTCCCATTGTCCTGCTGTATGTCGCCTGCACGTTGACAGTTTCGGATTTTGGGCTTGTGACATCTGGTGCTATGATACTCTGGATCGGGATTCCGGGTGGTATTTCCGGCGTATACTATCTCAGGAAATACCACGGTCATCTTGGATAA
- a CDS encoding TetR/AcrR family transcriptional regulator codes for MTSELEETNITSVMVDEKQQTIEKIKQTALEEFYENGYAKASLRTICRRAGVTTGAMYFHFENKEALLRAILEPLMKQYELLQKTLMQQELQEPENGAQLDVQMMRFVLEHRREAILVMEKVQGSCYEQYRSVIESMMEQAIELFYKSRMLETPDPALISILAKIRLDGCLEILKGNYDMEYSLYLTEKIGIYAAGGTEKLIQDLNELHG; via the coding sequence TTGACAAGTGAGTTAGAAGAGACTAACATAACAAGTGTTATGGTAGATGAAAAACAACAGACAATCGAAAAGATCAAGCAGACGGCACTGGAGGAATTCTATGAGAATGGTTACGCGAAAGCGAGCCTTCGGACGATATGCCGACGTGCGGGCGTCACGACAGGAGCGATGTATTTTCATTTTGAGAATAAGGAAGCATTGCTTCGGGCAATCTTAGAGCCGCTGATGAAACAGTATGAGCTGCTGCAGAAGACTTTGATGCAGCAGGAATTACAGGAACCGGAGAATGGGGCACAGTTGGATGTGCAGATGATGCGGTTTGTGCTCGAACATCGGCGCGAAGCGATTCTTGTGATGGAGAAGGTGCAGGGAAGCTGCTATGAGCAGTATCGCTCGGTGATCGAGTCGATGATGGAGCAGGCAATCGAGCTGTTCTATAAGAGCAGGATGCTGGAAACGCCAGATCCGGCACTCATTTCGATACTGGCGAAGATTCGATTGGATGGATGTCTGGAGATATTGAAGGGAAATTATGATATGGAATATAGTTTATATTTGACCGAGAAGATCGGCATTTATGCCGCCGGTGGAACTGAAAAATTAATACAGGACTTAAATGAGCTTCACGGCTGA
- a CDS encoding class I SAM-dependent methyltransferase yields MNEKTKVQVQGVPETMLQTLYARAQESKKPNHHIYDERAIEVVSRLDYDFSKAESDKAMSLGVIARTIVLDKLVGDFLSHYPHAVVLNIACGMDTRCYRMEGTYDRWYNIDLPETMEVRSRFFEEQGPIFQIAKSAMDASYMEDIEYHGEPVLVIIEGLTMYLSEADVKQIFDILDKRFPKAVVLVETMSPFVVKHIKEKSIEKSEAKFAWGVKNGAALEQVIPHFKNKRDVSLVEGMKVLMPIYKVIGKIPVARNISNKICVMEKK; encoded by the coding sequence ATGAACGAAAAAACAAAAGTACAGGTACAGGGAGTTCCGGAGACAATGCTGCAGACATTATATGCGAGAGCGCAGGAGTCAAAGAAGCCGAACCATCATATCTACGACGAGCGGGCAATCGAGGTCGTATCCCGTCTGGATTATGATTTCTCCAAGGCGGAAAGCGACAAGGCGATGAGCTTGGGCGTAATCGCGCGGACGATCGTGCTTGATAAGCTGGTCGGAGATTTTCTGTCTCATTATCCACACGCGGTTGTCCTGAATATCGCATGCGGTATGGATACACGCTGTTATCGGATGGAAGGAACATACGACCGCTGGTATAACATTGATTTGCCGGAGACGATGGAAGTTCGGAGTCGTTTCTTCGAGGAGCAGGGGCCGATCTTCCAGATTGCAAAATCTGCTATGGACGCAAGCTATATGGAAGACATCGAGTATCATGGCGAGCCGGTGCTGGTGATCATTGAGGGCTTGACGATGTATCTGTCCGAGGCGGATGTCAAGCAGATATTTGATATTCTGGACAAGCGGTTCCCGAAAGCAGTCGTGCTTGTAGAGACGATGTCACCGTTTGTAGTAAAACATATCAAGGAAAAATCCATCGAGAAGAGTGAGGCGAAGTTTGCATGGGGCGTGAAAAATGGTGCGGCATTGGAACAGGTAATTCCTCATTTTAAGAATAAGCGTGATGTAAGTCTCGTTGAGGGGATGAAAGTATTGATGCCGATTTACAAGGTGATCGGGAAGATTCCGGTTGCACGGAATATATCAAATAAAATCTGTGTGATGGAGAAAAAGTAA
- a CDS encoding TetR/AcrR family transcriptional regulator has product MNNRKEEILIVALHLFARDGYEAVSVSQIAGELAMTKGALYRHYKSKRDIFDCIVKRMEQQDRDQASEYDMPEDEREEMPEQYETVSLDDFVKYSMSMFEYWTEDDFASSFRKMLTIEQFRSEEMQKLYQQYLAAGPASYVKDLFDSMGIADSAERAIRFYAMMHFYYSVYDGAENKEQVKEEFETALNRMVREF; this is encoded by the coding sequence ATGAATAATAGAAAAGAAGAAATATTAATTGTGGCATTGCATCTGTTTGCCAGAGATGGTTATGAGGCTGTCTCGGTCAGCCAGATCGCAGGAGAACTTGCGATGACGAAAGGTGCATTATACCGCCATTATAAGAGCAAAAGAGATATTTTTGACTGTATTGTAAAGCGGATGGAACAGCAGGATCGTGATCAGGCATCGGAGTATGACATGCCGGAGGATGAGAGAGAAGAGATGCCTGAACAGTATGAGACTGTGTCTCTGGATGATTTCGTGAAATATAGTATGTCCATGTTTGAATACTGGACAGAGGATGATTTCGCATCATCATTTCGGAAGATGCTGACAATCGAGCAGTTCCGCAGTGAAGAGATGCAGAAATTATATCAGCAGTATCTGGCAGCGGGACCGGCTTCTTATGTGAAAGATTTGTTTGACAGCATGGGAATTGCAGATTCCGCAGAGAGAGCAATCCGGTTTTATGCAATGATGCATTTCTATTACAGTGTTTATGATGGCGCAGAGAATAAGGAACAAGTAAAAGAGGAATTTGAAACAGCACTAAATCGTATGGTGCGGGAATTTTGA
- a CDS encoding GNAT family N-acetyltransferase — translation MKNHIVIRLEEKSEYREVENLVRDSFWNVYRPGCLEHYVLNQLRNDPAFVPELDFVMYQDGELIGQNVFVRTAITADDGRSIPIMTMGPICIRNEYKRKGYGKILLDYSLEKAAELGCGALCFEGNIDFYGKSGFRQASEYGIRYHGLPEGEDASFFLCKELIPGYLDGITGEYATPEGYLVDAQQAEAFDKQFPYKEKKKLLGQIF, via the coding sequence ATGAAGAATCATATAGTAATTCGTTTGGAAGAAAAAAGTGAATATCGCGAAGTGGAAAACCTAGTCAGAGACAGCTTCTGGAATGTATATCGTCCGGGATGCCTGGAACATTATGTTCTTAACCAGCTCCGAAATGATCCGGCGTTTGTACCGGAGCTTGATTTTGTGATGTATCAGGATGGAGAACTTATCGGACAGAATGTATTTGTGAGGACAGCAATCACAGCAGATGACGGAAGAAGCATTCCGATTATGACGATGGGACCAATCTGTATCAGGAACGAATATAAGCGGAAAGGATATGGAAAAATCTTGCTTGATTATTCATTAGAGAAAGCGGCAGAACTTGGCTGTGGAGCATTGTGCTTTGAGGGGAATATTGATTTCTATGGGAAGAGTGGTTTCCGGCAGGCAAGCGAGTACGGTATCCGTTATCATGGATTGCCGGAGGGGGAAGACGCATCCTTCTTTCTGTGCAAGGAGCTGATACCGGGGTATCTGGATGGTATTACCGGAGAGTATGCAACACCGGAAGGGTATCTGGTGGATGCGCAGCAAGCCGAAGCATTTGACAAGCAGTTTCCATATAAAGAGAAAAAGAAATTGCTGGGGCAGATTTTTTAA
- a CDS encoding TfoX/Sxy family protein, producing MASSKEYLQFILGQLSDLEEINYRAMMGEYIIYYRGRIVGGIYDDRLLVKPTKSAVSYLATVTYELPYKGAKEMLLVEDVDSKEYLAGLFRAMYDELPVHKSNNKRNS from the coding sequence ATGGCTTCAAGCAAAGAATATTTACAATTTATATTAGGGCAGTTATCTGATTTAGAAGAAATCAATTATCGTGCAATGATGGGAGAATATATTATATATTATCGTGGCAGGATTGTCGGAGGCATATATGATGACAGGTTACTTGTGAAACCGACAAAATCGGCAGTTTCTTATTTGGCAACTGTGACTTATGAATTACCATATAAAGGAGCAAAAGAGATGCTTTTAGTAGAAGATGTTGACAGTAAAGAATATCTGGCAGGGCTTTTTCGAGCAATGTATGACGAATTGCCGGTTCATAAATCAAACAACAAAAGAAATTCTTGA
- a CDS encoding LysR family transcriptional regulator, translated as MELRVLRYFLTVAKEQSFTKAAEQLHITQPTLSRQLAALEEELGTVLFNRGGRNVTLTDEGILLKRRALEIIDLEDKIREEFKESQVVDGTITIGCGEFAAVELLAQICERYRAKYPMVQIRVHTGTADTIYEMMNKGLVDIGLYMEPVNLEGLDYIRFPESDHWVVGMRPDDPLAEKTYITKEDLLPLPLILPERSGVQSELANWFGKDFAKLNIAFTSNLGTNAAILAMQGLGYPISIEGAGRYWRSDLLMQNKLYPEITASTVIAWRRNIPYAQAVLKFIDEINAFQA; from the coding sequence ATGGAACTTCGGGTATTACGCTATTTTTTGACCGTGGCGAAGGAACAGAGCTTCACGAAAGCGGCGGAACAATTACATATCACACAGCCAACGCTGTCAAGACAGCTTGCAGCATTGGAGGAAGAGCTTGGAACCGTGCTGTTCAACCGTGGCGGACGAAATGTTACGCTGACTGACGAAGGAATCTTGCTCAAGCGGCGTGCCCTTGAAATCATCGATCTCGAAGATAAGATCCGGGAGGAATTCAAGGAAAGTCAGGTTGTCGATGGAACGATCACGATTGGATGCGGTGAGTTCGCAGCAGTGGAGCTGCTGGCACAGATCTGCGAGCGGTACCGGGCGAAATATCCGATGGTTCAGATCCGGGTGCATACCGGAACGGCAGATACAATCTATGAGATGATGAATAAAGGACTGGTAGACATCGGACTCTACATGGAGCCGGTGAATCTGGAAGGACTGGATTATATCCGTTTTCCGGAGAGCGACCACTGGGTTGTAGGCATGCGACCGGATGACCCGCTGGCAGAAAAAACATATATTACGAAAGAGGACTTACTGCCGTTGCCGCTGATATTGCCGGAACGGTCAGGCGTACAAAGTGAGCTTGCAAATTGGTTTGGCAAGGACTTTGCGAAGCTGAACATAGCATTTACAAGCAATCTCGGTACAAATGCAGCAATCCTGGCGATGCAGGGGCTTGGTTATCCGATTTCCATTGAGGGTGCCGGCAGATACTGGCGATCCGATTTGCTTATGCAGAACAAGCTGTATCCGGAGATCACGGCAAGTACTGTGATCGCATGGCGCAGAAACATTCCGTACGCACAAGCTGTTCTCAAATTCATTGACGAGATCAATGCCTTTCAGGCATAA
- a CDS encoding flavodoxin: MSKKLVAYFSASGITRNVAEMVAEAAGADLYEITPKEAYTKADLNWMDKKSRSSVEMADKKIRPEISDTDAKIAEYDEIFLGFPIWWYVAPTIINTFLEKYDFTGKKIVLFATSGGSGFGNTVKELQPSAQGAQFVEGKLLNHANKKEIDELVKEF; the protein is encoded by the coding sequence ATGAGTAAGAAATTAGTCGCATATTTTAGTGCAAGTGGAATTACAAGAAATGTCGCAGAGATGGTAGCAGAGGCAGCAGGCGCGGACCTGTACGAGATCACCCCGAAGGAAGCCTACACAAAGGCAGACTTAAACTGGATGGATAAGAAATCAAGAAGCAGCGTGGAGATGGCAGACAAGAAGATCCGTCCGGAAATCTCAGACACTGACGCAAAGATTGCAGAGTACGACGAGATTTTCCTTGGATTCCCAATCTGGTGGTATGTAGCACCGACGATTATCAACACATTTCTGGAGAAATATGATTTTACAGGCAAGAAGATCGTGCTGTTCGCAACATCCGGCGGAAGCGGATTTGGAAATACCGTAAAGGAATTGCAGCCATCCGCACAGGGTGCACAGTTTGTGGAGGGCAAGCTGCTCAATCATGCAAATAAGAAGGAAATCGATGAACTGGTAAAAGAATTTTAG
- a CDS encoding aldo/keto reductase, with protein sequence MEYAKLGNTDIEVSKLCIGCMSFGKAGTMHDWTLDAQESEKVIKHALDLGINFFDTANCYSAGTSEEYLGQALKKNVARDKVVIASKVYFNEGRLSKAAIEREIDGSLKRLGTDYLDLYIIHRFDFDTPIEETMEALDDLVKAGKVRAIGASAMYGYQFYNMQLAAKERGLTSFATMENHYNLLYREDERELIPICKQMNVALMPYSPLAAGHLSRPVWNTDSLRSQTDRVARGKYDRMEEQDMKVVARVHELSEKHNCKMSQIALAWQWAKGVTAPIVGATKTAYLDDAAGALDVKLSAEDVVYLEEMYVPHPVVGAIKENPAQGVVLLDEKK encoded by the coding sequence ATGGAGTACGCAAAACTTGGAAATACCGATATTGAAGTATCGAAGCTTTGCATCGGATGCATGAGCTTCGGAAAAGCAGGTACAATGCATGACTGGACACTGGATGCGCAGGAAAGCGAGAAGGTGATCAAGCATGCGTTAGACCTTGGTATCAATTTCTTTGATACTGCAAACTGTTATTCCGCAGGAACCAGTGAAGAATATCTGGGACAGGCACTGAAAAAGAATGTGGCACGTGATAAGGTTGTGATCGCATCGAAGGTGTATTTCAATGAGGGTAGACTGTCAAAGGCAGCGATTGAGCGGGAAATCGACGGTTCCCTCAAACGGCTTGGAACCGACTATCTGGATTTGTATATCATTCACCGGTTTGATTTTGATACGCCGATCGAGGAGACGATGGAAGCGCTGGATGATCTTGTAAAGGCTGGAAAGGTGCGTGCAATTGGTGCATCTGCGATGTATGGATATCAGTTTTATAATATGCAGCTTGCGGCGAAAGAGCGGGGACTGACATCGTTTGCTACAATGGAGAACCATTACAATCTTCTGTACCGGGAGGATGAGCGCGAGCTGATTCCAATCTGTAAGCAGATGAATGTTGCGCTGATGCCGTACAGTCCGCTTGCTGCCGGGCATCTGTCAAGACCTGTGTGGAATACAGATTCTCTGCGGAGTCAGACCGACCGTGTTGCACGTGGAAAGTATGACCGGATGGAAGAACAGGATATGAAGGTGGTTGCCAGAGTGCATGAGCTCTCAGAAAAACACAACTGTAAGATGTCACAGATTGCTCTTGCATGGCAGTGGGCAAAGGGCGTGACAGCACCAATCGTCGGAGCAACGAAGACTGCATACTTGGATGATGCAGCAGGTGCGCTCGATGTGAAGCTTTCCGCAGAGGACGTGGTTTACCTGGAAGAGATGTATGTGCCACATCCGGTTGTTGGGGCCATTAAGGAGAACCCGGCACAGGGCGTTGTGCTGTTGGATGAGAAAAAGTAA
- the fliB gene encoding flagellin lysine-N-methylase, which translates to MLTPDYYDKFTCIADKCPITCCKEWKIAVDADTNRRWKKLLPPDTVPECRKNLSAYTAKKDGQRVIGLDAMHRCPFLDDAKLCRLVSAYGDSVLSETCATFPREYHTFHDHKEGMLMPCCPAVIDLWRDTLLDFPQVSDPDALFLIRASIMDLIQDTNISIEEALLESFYILSELAKNAPITIAKVTEYFSPASLAELRAAIRDVELPAADTWMECNELLQDLSVNYIVEGLYAPYLNPLITLAEQFTVPDDVILAAFQRQLHTYDILFRNYVANEIFSDLLMPEDTIDDMLLHLEWIAMEYASIRQSLFLLYSAEGANHLSYETVRDYIVILSRMTGYEDADIREYLENSFASPIWDWGYFALVVGK; encoded by the coding sequence ATGTTAACGCCGGATTATTATGATAAATTTACCTGTATTGCGGACAAATGTCCGATCACCTGTTGTAAAGAGTGGAAAATCGCAGTCGATGCAGACACGAACCGCCGCTGGAAGAAGCTTCTTCCGCCGGATACCGTACCGGAGTGCCGCAAGAATTTAAGTGCCTACACGGCGAAGAAAGACGGGCAGCGCGTAATCGGCTTAGACGCGATGCATCGCTGTCCTTTCTTAGATGACGCCAAGCTGTGCCGCTTGGTGTCTGCCTACGGAGATTCTGTGCTCTCAGAAACGTGTGCAACCTTCCCGCGGGAATATCATACCTTCCACGACCACAAGGAAGGGATGCTCATGCCATGCTGTCCGGCAGTGATTGATTTGTGGAGAGATACGCTGCTGGATTTCCCACAGGTGTCTGATCCGGACGCACTCTTTTTGATCCGTGCTTCGATCATGGATCTGATTCAGGATACGAATATTTCTATCGAAGAGGCTTTGTTAGAAAGTTTTTATATACTATCTGAACTGGCAAAAAACGCACCGATTACCATAGCAAAGGTAACTGAATATTTCTCCCCTGCTTCACTTGCAGAGCTTCGTGCAGCTATCCGCGATGTAGAACTTCCGGCTGCGGACACATGGATGGAATGCAATGAGCTGTTACAGGATTTATCTGTAAATTATATCGTAGAAGGCTTGTACGCGCCGTACTTAAATCCGCTTATTACGCTCGCAGAACAATTTACTGTACCAGACGATGTAATACTCGCTGCCTTTCAACGACAGTTACATACCTACGATATCCTGTTTCGGAACTATGTTGCAAACGAAATATTCTCCGACCTGCTTATGCCGGAGGATACGATTGACGATATGTTGTTACATCTCGAATGGATTGCCATGGAATATGCATCCATCCGGCAGAGCCTTTTTCTTCTTTACTCTGCCGAAGGAGCAAATCATCTTTCTTATGAAACCGTCCGTGACTACATCGTGATCCTGTCACGCATGACCGGTTATGAAGATGCGGATATCCGCGAATATCTGGAAAATAGTTTTGCATCCCCGATCTGGGACTGGGGATATTTTGCGCTGGTGGTTGGGAAATAA